Proteins encoded in a region of the Sphingomonas sp. HMP9 genome:
- the metW gene encoding methionine biosynthesis protein MetW: MTLRTDLAVIAENVAQGSRVLDIGCGDGALMAALRDTRGVDARGLEIDARNVASAVARGLSVIQGDADVDLAGYPDGSFDYAILSQTLQTARAPDLVLDHLLRIGRRAFVSFPNFAHWRVRLSLLWGGRMPVTRQLPESWYDTPNIHHVTIDDFRSFVRTRGITVENAWFLSGDKQTGTGAANLLAEHAVFLLRP; this comes from the coding sequence ATGACGTTACGCACCGACCTTGCCGTCATCGCCGAGAACGTCGCGCAAGGCAGCCGCGTGCTCGATATCGGCTGTGGCGACGGCGCGCTGATGGCGGCGCTGCGCGACACCCGCGGCGTCGACGCGCGTGGGCTGGAGATCGACGCGCGCAACGTCGCCTCGGCGGTCGCGCGCGGCTTGTCGGTGATCCAGGGCGATGCGGACGTCGACCTGGCCGGCTATCCCGACGGCAGCTTCGATTACGCGATCCTCAGCCAGACCTTGCAGACCGCGCGCGCGCCCGATCTGGTGCTCGATCACCTGCTTCGGATCGGTCGGCGGGCGTTCGTCAGCTTCCCCAATTTCGCGCATTGGCGCGTGCGGCTGTCGCTGCTGTGGGGCGGGCGGATGCCGGTGACCCGGCAATTGCCAGAGAGCTGGTACGACACGCCCAACATCCACCACGTCACGATCGACGATTTCCGCAGCTTCGTGAGGACGCGCGGCATCACGGTAGAGAATGCGTGGTTCCTGTCGGGCGACAAGCAGACTGGTACGGGCGCCGCCAACCTGCTCGCCGAACACGCGGTATTCCTGCTTCGGCCATGA
- a CDS encoding GNAT family N-acetyltransferase has protein sequence MTIILSDDASRLQIDRIHGWLASSYWSPGIERALVERAIAGSHCLGAYRDDAQVGFARMITDHATFAWLADVWVEETVRGQGLGRRMVGWFLDHPSFAGLRRIGLVTADAHGVYAGLGFHPLVRADRYMERLAPGLADQLRTAP, from the coding sequence ATGACGATCATTCTTTCGGACGATGCGAGCCGGTTGCAGATCGACCGCATCCACGGCTGGCTGGCGAGCAGCTACTGGTCGCCGGGGATCGAGCGGGCGCTCGTCGAACGTGCGATCGCGGGATCGCATTGCCTCGGCGCCTACCGCGATGACGCGCAGGTCGGGTTCGCGCGGATGATCACTGATCACGCGACGTTTGCGTGGCTGGCGGACGTCTGGGTCGAGGAGACGGTGCGCGGGCAGGGGCTGGGACGGCGGATGGTCGGCTGGTTCCTCGATCATCCGTCGTTTGCCGGGCTGCGGCGGATCGGGCTCGTCACCGCCGACGCGCACGGCGTCTATGCAGGGCTCGGCTTCCACCCGCTGGTCCGCGCGGATCGCTATATGGAGCGGCTCGCCCCCGGGCTTGCCGATCAGTTACGGACCGCACCATGA
- the metX gene encoding homoserine O-acetyltransferase MetX, with protein sequence MLDPATIDPETDRRFGLARRVTLPGPLKLDGGVLLSPVDIAYETYGTLNADASNAILICHALTGDQHVASEHPRTGKPGWWTRMVGEGKPIDPARHFVVCANVLGSCMGSSGPATINPATGRPWAMAFPVITIRDMVRAQGMLLDHLGVGVLHAVVGGSMGGMQALSWPATFPERVKACVVIASTARHTAQNIAFHEVGRQAVMADPNWRGGEYHDDSAPTAGLAVARMAAHITYLSEAGLTEKFGRRLQARDAKSFGFDADFQVESYLRHQGLAFTDRFDANSYLYITRAMDYFDLAEEHGGLLANAFRATKSRFCLVSFDTDWLYPTAESRAIVQALNAAGAPVSFVELSSPYGHDAFLLEAPDLNRVVDGFLRAGR encoded by the coding sequence ATGCTCGATCCTGCGACCATCGACCCCGAGACCGACCGCCGCTTCGGCCTGGCGCGGCGCGTCACGCTGCCCGGACCGCTCAAGCTCGATGGCGGCGTGTTGCTGTCGCCGGTCGATATCGCCTACGAGACCTACGGCACGCTGAACGCCGACGCCTCGAACGCCATCCTGATCTGCCATGCGCTCACCGGCGACCAGCATGTCGCATCCGAGCATCCCCGCACCGGGAAGCCGGGCTGGTGGACGCGGATGGTCGGCGAGGGCAAGCCGATCGACCCCGCGCGGCACTTCGTCGTGTGCGCCAACGTGCTCGGCAGCTGCATGGGCTCGTCCGGCCCCGCGACGATCAACCCGGCGACCGGCAGGCCCTGGGCGATGGCGTTTCCGGTCATCACGATCCGCGACATGGTCCGCGCGCAAGGCATGCTGCTCGATCATCTCGGCGTCGGCGTGCTCCACGCGGTCGTCGGCGGATCGATGGGCGGGATGCAGGCACTGAGCTGGCCCGCCACCTTCCCCGAGCGCGTGAAGGCGTGCGTCGTGATCGCGTCGACCGCGCGCCACACCGCGCAGAACATTGCCTTCCACGAGGTCGGGCGCCAGGCGGTGATGGCCGATCCCAACTGGCGAGGCGGTGAGTATCACGACGATTCGGCACCGACCGCGGGGCTCGCCGTCGCGCGGATGGCGGCGCACATCACCTATCTGTCGGAAGCGGGACTGACCGAGAAATTCGGTCGCCGATTGCAGGCACGTGACGCGAAGTCGTTTGGATTCGACGCGGATTTCCAGGTGGAGAGCTATTTGCGGCATCAGGGGCTCGCGTTCACCGACCGGTTCGACGCGAACTCGTATCTCTACATCACGCGCGCGATGGATTATTTCGATCTCGCCGAGGAACATGGTGGACTGCTCGCCAACGCCTTCCGCGCGACCAAGTCGCGGTTCTGCCTCGTCAGCTTCGACACCGACTGGCTGTATCCGACCGCCGAATCGCGCGCGATCGTCCAGGCCCTGAACGCCGCCGGCGCGCCGGTCAGCTTCGTCGAACTGTCGAGCCCGTATGGCCACGATGCGTTCCTGCTCGAGGCGCCCGATCTGAACCGGGTCGTCGACGGATTCCTGAGGGCGGGGCGATGA